Proteins encoded in a region of the Elaeis guineensis isolate ETL-2024a chromosome 7, EG11, whole genome shotgun sequence genome:
- the LOC105048735 gene encoding DELLA protein SLN1, with amino-acid sequence MKREHQESVAAGGGYPAAAGMMSGGKGKMMGMEEEDGGVDELLAALGYKVRASDMADVAQKLEQLEMAMTSSAAQDDAFLSHLASDTVHYNPSDLSTWLESMLSELNAPPPPLPSAPIPNNRSNQFELPPAPAAAVRAPILDPGECSTITTVDFPTPGRQSEYDLKPIPAAPGRVVYGSEPLAEENARDRKRMRTSSSSSSSSRGGGIGVGVGGMGSAMPAATEASSVAAGAATGALPVVVVDSQEAGIRLVHTLMACAEAVQQDNLKAADVLVKQISMLAASQGGAMRKVAGYFAEALARRIYRVHPHQDCSLDAAFSDILEMHFYESCPYLKFAHFTANQAILEAFAGCRRVHVIDFSMKQGMQWPALMQALALRPGGPPSLRLTGIGPPQTDNTDALQQVGWKLAQLADTIHVDFQYRGYVANSLADLEACMFEADASGNGNGGADEEPEVVAVNSVFELHRLLARPGALEKVLGTVRAVRPRIVTMVEQEANHNAGSFLERFTEALHYYSTMFDSLEGGGTAAAAAAEAAVGASMGQQDLVMSEVYLGRQICNVVPCEGTERTERHETLGQWRGRMTRAGFEPVHLGSNAFKQASMLLALFAGGDGYRVEEKEGCLTLGWHTRPLIATSAWRVAAAGAALPAASAAR; translated from the coding sequence ATGAAGAGAGAGCATCAAGAGAGCGTCGCCGCTGGAGGGGGATATCCGGCGGCGGCGGGGATGATGTCCGGCGGGAAGGGCAAGATGATGGGGATGGAGGAGGAGGACGGGGGAGTGGACGAGCTTTTGGCGGCGCTCGGTTACAAGGTCCGGGCGTCGGACATGGCCGACGTCGCCCAGAAGCTCGAGCAGCTGGAGATGGCCATGACCAGCAGCGCCGCCCAGGACGACGCCTTCCTATCCCACCTCGCCTCCGACACCGTCCACTATAATCCCTCCGACCTCTCCACCTGGCTCGAGAGCATGCTGTCCGAGCTCAACGCCCCGCCTCCCCCGCTCCCCTCCGCCCCGATTCCCAACAACCGGAGCAACCAGTTCGAGCTGCCGCCGGCCCCCGCCGCCGCCGTCCGAGCCCCAATACTTGATCCGGGTGAGTGCTCCACCATCACCACCGTCGACTTTCCCACCCCCGGCCGCCAGTCAGAGTACGACCTCAAGCCCATCCCCGCCGCCCCCGGTCGCGTCGTGTACGGATCGGAGCCACTGGCGGAGGAGAACGCAAGGGATAGGAAGCGGATGAggacttcctcctcttcctcctcttcgtcTCGAGGCGGAGGGATTGGAGTTGGCGTTGGAGGGATGGGTTCGGCGATGCCGGCGGCCACGGAAGCGTCGTCGGTGGCAGCGGGGGCTGCCACGGGGGCGCTGCCGGTGGTGGTGGTCGACTCGCAGGAGGCCGGGATCCGGCTAGTGCACACGCTGATGGCCTGTGCTGAGGCGgtgcagcaggacaaccttaagGCGGCGGACGTGCTGGTGAAGCAGATCTCGATGCTCGCCGCCTCACAGGGCGGCGCGATGCGGAAGGTCGCCGGCTACTTCGCTGAGGCTCTGGCCCGCCGGATCTATCGAGTCCACCCCCACCAGGACTGCTCCCTCGACGCCGCCTTCTCCGATATTCTTGAGATGCACTTCTACGAGAGCTGCCCCTACCTCAAGTTCGCCCACTTCACCGCCAACCAGGCCATCCTCGAGGCCTTCGCCGGCTGCCGCCGCGTCCACGTCATCGACTTCAGCATGAAGCAAGGGATGCAGTGGCCGGCACTGATGCAAGCCCTTGCCCTCCGCCCCGGTGGCCCGCCGTCGCTCCGGCTCACAGGCATCGGCCCTCCCCAGACCGACAACACCGACGCCCTCCAGCAGGTGGGCTGGAAGCTCGCCCAGCTCGCGGACACCATCCATGTCGATTTCCAGTACCGCGGCTACGTCGCCAACAGCCTCGCCGACCTCGAAGCCTGCATGTTCGAGGCGGACGCCAGCGGCAACGGCAACGGTGGCGCAGACGAGGAGCCGGAAGTGGTGGCGGTGAACTCAGTGTTCGAGCTCCACCGGCTTCTCGCTCGGCCGGGGGCACTGGAAAAGGTCCTGGGCACGGTCCGGGCGGTCCGGCCGAGGATCGTTACGATGGTCGAGCAGGAGGCGAACCACAACGCTGGCTCGTTCCTGGAGCGGTTCACGGAGGCGCTGCACTACTACTCGACCATGTTCGACTCTTTGGAGGGCGGTGGCACCGCCGCAGCAGCGGCAGCGGAGGCGGCCGTCGGCGCCAGCATGGGACAGCAAGATCTGGTGATGTCGGAGGTTTATCTCGGCCGACAGATCTGCAACGTAGTGCCCTGCGAGGGCACTGAGCGGACGGAGCGGCACGAGACGCTGGGCCAGTGGCGTGGGCGGATGACCCGGGCCGGGTTCGAGCCGGTCCACCTTGGCTCCAATGCGTTCAAGCAAGCCAGCATGCTCCTCGCCCTCTTCGCCGGTGGCGATGGGTATCGCGTCGAAGAAAAAGAGGGATGCCTCACTCTCGGGTGGCACACGCGCCCGCTGATCGCCACCTCTGCCTGGCGCGTCGCCGCGGCCGGCGCCGCCCTCCCCGCCGCCTCCGCCGCCCGCTGA